In Pseudomonas alcaliphila JAB1, a single window of DNA contains:
- a CDS encoding DUF1329 domain-containing protein, which produces MNYKKSRQSRALALALLTLGATSGVYAADEAVIQQSFYPYQNDKPSFAGLSAGMTINKGNVAQFKEILDPAFYGFIEKGWAELKVGDTTSFDLHPNYVEATRQHMDTVKLGAKPGEISGAVAGRPFPQEPDASDSRAGEKLAWNYKYGYNWGDSAAVSPFYWKFRDMNTGKLERTIKFDFHFLNFTRRVNQEPTPAITPNPSQLFRGIYVKVLEPYDVRNTQLLIHRAEDDLKRDNSWLYLGFQRRVRRLATGQVTDAFLGSDLMIEDFEGYNGRISDMQWSYKGTRFMLMPFYNHNDLTLDSETHKDSDGYQVVAFGGQGGCFPNITWQLRKVYEVESVPVDGSHPLSKRVHYMDAQTFTVPRTVSYDRKGSMWKTFTIGQAHPDHHLPKNKGSGVSIDDSFSMIDIQAMHCTTGQFKGQVDPEMSKPEMFSVQHMRATGN; this is translated from the coding sequence ATGAATTACAAGAAATCCCGGCAGAGCCGCGCTCTGGCACTGGCCCTGTTGACGCTGGGCGCGACCAGCGGCGTCTATGCCGCCGACGAGGCGGTGATCCAGCAGTCCTTCTACCCCTACCAGAACGACAAGCCGAGCTTCGCTGGTCTGAGCGCCGGCATGACCATCAACAAGGGCAACGTCGCCCAGTTCAAGGAGATTCTCGACCCGGCCTTCTACGGCTTTATCGAGAAAGGCTGGGCGGAGCTGAAGGTCGGCGACACCACCTCCTTCGACCTGCACCCCAACTATGTCGAGGCTACCCGCCAGCACATGGACACGGTCAAACTCGGCGCCAAGCCCGGCGAGATCAGTGGCGCCGTGGCCGGCAGGCCGTTCCCTCAGGAGCCGGACGCCAGCGACTCACGCGCCGGCGAGAAGCTCGCCTGGAACTACAAGTACGGCTACAACTGGGGCGACAGCGCCGCCGTCTCGCCGTTCTACTGGAAGTTCCGTGACATGAACACGGGCAAGCTGGAGCGCACCATCAAGTTCGACTTCCACTTCCTCAACTTCACCCGCCGGGTCAACCAAGAGCCCACGCCGGCGATCACCCCCAACCCGTCGCAGCTGTTCCGCGGCATCTACGTCAAGGTGCTGGAGCCGTATGACGTACGCAACACCCAGCTGTTGATCCACCGCGCCGAAGACGACCTCAAGCGTGACAACTCCTGGCTGTACCTGGGCTTCCAGCGTCGTGTGCGGCGCCTGGCCACCGGCCAGGTGACCGATGCCTTCCTCGGCTCCGACTTGATGATCGAGGACTTCGAGGGCTACAACGGGCGCATTTCCGACATGCAGTGGAGCTACAAGGGCACCCGCTTCATGCTGATGCCGTTCTACAACCACAACGACCTGACGCTGGACAGCGAAACGCACAAGGACAGCGACGGTTACCAGGTGGTGGCGTTCGGCGGTCAGGGCGGCTGTTTCCCCAACATCACCTGGCAGCTGCGCAAGGTCTACGAGGTGGAATCGGTGCCGGTGGACGGCAGCCACCCACTGTCCAAGCGCGTGCACTACATGGATGCGCAGACCTTCACCGTGCCGCGCACCGTGTCGTATGACCGCAAGGGCAGCATGTGGAAGACCTTCACCATCGGCCAGGCCCATCCGGATCACCACCTGCCGAAGAACAAGGGCTCCGGCGTGTCGATCGACGACAGCTTCTCGATGATCGACATCCAGGCCATGCACTGCACCACTGGGCAGTTCAAGGGCCAGGTCGATCCGGAGATGAGCAAGCCGGAGATGTTCAGCGTGCAGCACATGCGCGCCACCGGTAACTAA
- a CDS encoding TetR/AcrR family transcriptional regulator, whose translation MTEAVANLATQPLEVVRKVRKNNPEKTRESILQAAITEFVQQGLSGARVDAIAERTATSKRMIYYYFGSKEQLYLEVLVKLYGDIRGTESRLDLASLPPVLAIRRLVEFTFDHHDRNVDFVRIVSIENIHYGEFVKQSPAIRQMSNVVLDTLGKTLRRGEEEGVFRPGIDVLDVHLLISSFCFYRVSNRHTFGEIFQIDLPDEQVKQRHKAMICEAVLRYIQG comes from the coding sequence ATGACCGAAGCCGTTGCCAACCTGGCCACTCAACCTCTCGAGGTGGTGCGCAAGGTACGTAAGAACAACCCGGAGAAAACTCGCGAGAGCATCCTCCAGGCCGCCATCACCGAGTTCGTCCAGCAGGGTTTGTCCGGGGCACGGGTGGACGCCATCGCCGAGCGCACCGCCACGTCCAAGCGGATGATCTACTACTACTTCGGCAGCAAGGAGCAGCTCTACCTCGAAGTGCTGGTCAAGCTCTACGGCGACATTCGCGGCACCGAGAGTCGCCTTGACCTGGCATCCTTGCCGCCCGTGCTGGCGATCCGGCGGCTGGTGGAGTTCACCTTCGATCACCATGACCGCAACGTCGACTTCGTGCGCATCGTCAGCATCGAGAACATCCACTACGGCGAGTTCGTCAAGCAATCGCCTGCCATTCGCCAGATGAGCAACGTGGTGCTCGATACCCTCGGCAAGACCCTGCGCCGCGGTGAGGAGGAGGGCGTGTTCCGCCCCGGTATCGATGTGCTCGATGTACACCTGCTGATCAGCTCGTTCTGCTTTTATCGCGTCTCGAACCGCCACACCTTTGGCGAGATCTTCCAGATCGATCTGCCCGACGAGCAGGTCAAGCAGCGGCACAAGGCGATGATCTGCGAGGCCGTGCTGCGTTATATCCAGGGCTGA
- a CDS encoding YCF48-related protein, with product MASTPGVTLLAGNNGVLLSSLDQGKNWSRQIIANGRSLIDLDACADGSFIALSFDNYLWHSHDQGKSWREIQLPTQEQMLTAACSPSGAWWVAGGLSTLLGSTDLGANWQETSLDEDAMLTNLQFIDRDHAVAVAEFGMLFASQDGGANWQLAGTLPDEFYPHASYFRSPEEGWVGGLNGFIYHTTDAGQSWQRQSTPSSAPIFGFLASDNGLFAVGDHSSVLQLAGEQWQTLPTPDAPVYLRAITADSAQRLIVAGGRGLLLTLDTAPSATPAVATTTD from the coding sequence ATGGCCAGTACACCAGGCGTCACTCTGCTGGCCGGTAACAATGGCGTGCTGTTGAGCAGTCTCGATCAGGGCAAGAACTGGTCGCGTCAGATCATCGCAAATGGTCGCAGCCTGATTGATCTGGATGCCTGCGCCGACGGCAGCTTCATCGCGCTCAGTTTCGACAACTATCTGTGGCATAGCCACGATCAGGGCAAGAGCTGGCGCGAGATCCAGTTGCCGACCCAAGAGCAGATGCTAACGGCGGCCTGTTCGCCAAGCGGAGCCTGGTGGGTCGCCGGCGGCCTAAGCACGTTGCTCGGCAGCACTGACCTGGGGGCCAACTGGCAGGAGACCAGCCTCGACGAAGACGCCATGCTGACCAACCTGCAGTTCATCGACCGCGACCATGCGGTGGCCGTGGCTGAGTTTGGCATGCTCTTCGCCAGCCAGGACGGCGGCGCCAACTGGCAGCTGGCCGGCACCCTGCCGGACGAGTTCTACCCGCACGCCAGCTACTTCCGCAGCCCCGAGGAGGGCTGGGTCGGTGGCCTCAACGGCTTCATCTACCACACCACGGATGCCGGGCAGAGCTGGCAACGCCAGAGCACGCCGAGCAGCGCACCGATCTTCGGCTTTCTAGCGAGCGACAACGGCCTGTTCGCCGTCGGCGACCACAGCAGCGTGCTGCAACTGGCCGGTGAACAGTGGCAAACGCTGCCGACGCCCGATGCGCCGGTCTACTTGCGCGCCATCACCGCGGATAGCGCACAACGCCTGATCGTTGCCGGCGGCCGCGGCCTGCTGCTGACCCTCGACACTGCGCCCAGCGCTACGCCCGCCGTTGCGACCACGACCGACTGA
- a CDS encoding DUF1302 family protein: protein MPTKTKMGLRHWSLALLGGSSLALTPLTSVMAEEEMQFTGFYENATFVRDSAGLSKFRNTVQVNADKKFGTLGQLNFNNVAFHGTFRATYDGVYDLNSSEYGSGAGGAVNLENNIAGAGSTVPHGGGIRPPGTFFGFNDARNPNEGMIVLGENLHKTRGGVAFGVPVRPCDKDSRGCIDDYLDYSSNDLRFPEFNERLDFIRELYVDFDNDLPNGDILSWRLGKQQVIWGRTDLFRVLDVINPVDFSRNNIYDELEDIRIPMWIAKADWRMGAGEVFDDLNLSFVWNFDKFRPHNLGQCGQPNSILDAGCFFRGMNNLWENGGTVANFAGGNIATDFGPGQIGIRKAHMPSWSLSNSQFGIKLEGVYGDFGFSLNALTYRSQLPSLRGGIPAQNAFTGETAVWPGLIAFDIHFPRVNLIGGSMDYYSQAIDTVFRVEVAHTEGEEFANTLQSRLFSESDVTRYVIGADKNIFIPFLNPGRAFLFSGQLFGQHIHEHQLEDRPLGKAGMPDWEQNWIGTLLVKGWWMNDRLSPQIIVAHDFKAQATAIAPSVEYLFSDNLKIVAGANLKVGRGAREFDDCRSCNPWDPFTGYGLPEGVTAGLSGYEPLGRFRAGPIGMAQKEDELQLTLRYSF from the coding sequence ATGCCGACAAAAACAAAAATGGGCCTGCGACACTGGAGTCTGGCCCTGCTGGGCGGCTCAAGCCTTGCTCTGACGCCACTGACTTCGGTCATGGCCGAGGAAGAAATGCAGTTCACCGGTTTCTACGAGAATGCCACCTTCGTTCGCGATAGCGCCGGATTGTCGAAATTCCGCAACACCGTGCAGGTCAACGCGGACAAGAAATTCGGCACCCTGGGCCAGCTGAACTTCAACAACGTGGCCTTCCACGGCACATTCCGCGCTACCTACGACGGGGTCTACGACCTCAACAGCAGCGAGTACGGCAGTGGCGCCGGCGGCGCAGTCAACCTGGAGAACAACATCGCCGGCGCGGGCTCGACCGTGCCGCACGGCGGTGGCATCCGTCCGCCAGGCACCTTCTTCGGCTTCAACGACGCGCGCAACCCCAACGAGGGGATGATCGTGCTCGGCGAAAACCTGCACAAAACCCGTGGCGGCGTGGCCTTCGGCGTGCCGGTACGGCCCTGCGACAAGGACAGCCGCGGCTGCATCGACGACTATCTGGACTACAGCAGCAACGACCTGCGTTTCCCCGAGTTCAACGAACGCCTGGACTTCATCCGCGAGCTCTACGTCGACTTCGACAACGATCTGCCCAACGGCGATATCCTGAGCTGGCGCCTGGGCAAGCAGCAGGTGATCTGGGGCCGCACCGACCTGTTCCGCGTGCTCGACGTGATCAACCCGGTCGACTTCTCGCGCAACAACATCTACGACGAGCTGGAAGACATCCGCATTCCCATGTGGATCGCCAAGGCCGACTGGCGCATGGGCGCTGGCGAGGTGTTCGACGACCTCAACCTGTCGTTCGTGTGGAACTTCGACAAGTTCCGTCCGCACAACCTCGGGCAGTGCGGCCAGCCCAACTCGATCCTCGACGCTGGCTGCTTCTTCCGCGGCATGAACAACCTGTGGGAAAACGGCGGCACCGTGGCCAACTTCGCCGGCGGCAACATCGCCACCGACTTCGGCCCCGGCCAGATCGGTATCCGCAAGGCGCACATGCCGTCCTGGAGCCTGTCCAACAGCCAGTTCGGCATCAAGCTGGAAGGCGTCTATGGCGATTTCGGCTTCTCGCTGAACGCCCTGACCTACCGCTCGCAACTGCCCTCGCTGCGTGGCGGCATCCCGGCGCAGAACGCCTTCACCGGTGAAACCGCGGTATGGCCGGGCCTGATCGCCTTCGATATCCATTTCCCGCGGGTCAACCTGATCGGCGGTTCGATGGACTACTACTCGCAAGCGATCGACACGGTGTTCCGCGTCGAAGTCGCGCACACCGAGGGCGAGGAGTTTGCCAACACCCTGCAATCACGGCTGTTCTCCGAGTCCGACGTCACCCGTTACGTGATCGGTGCGGACAAGAACATCTTCATCCCCTTCCTCAACCCGGGCCGCGCCTTCCTCTTCTCCGGCCAGCTGTTCGGCCAGCACATCCACGAGCACCAGCTTGAGGATCGCCCACTGGGCAAGGCCGGCATGCCGGACTGGGAGCAGAACTGGATCGGCACCCTGCTGGTGAAAGGCTGGTGGATGAACGACCGCCTCAGCCCGCAAATAATCGTCGCGCATGACTTCAAGGCCCAGGCCACGGCCATCGCGCCGAGCGTGGAATACCTGTTCAGCGACAACTTGAAGATCGTCGCCGGCGCCAACCTCAAGGTCGGTCGAGGCGCTCGCGAGTTCGACGATTGCCGCAGCTGCAACCCCTGGGACCCCTTCACCGGCTATGGCCTGCCGGAGGGCGTAACCGCCGGTCTGAGCGGCTACGAGCCGCTAGGCCGCTTCCGCGCCGGCCCCATCGGCATGGCGCAGAAGGAAGACGAACTGCAACTGACCCTGCGTTACAGCTTCTGA
- a CDS encoding MMPL family transporter — protein MPILHPFSHKLAQAKVWLFDHPRTVLAIIAVLTLLFALRIPGLKVYTDFSDLLPQDHPYIQLHNSIKDSFGGANVLIIGVAFDKGDLFSNERLALIDRVTQAVDSLPGVNHNLVSSLTHRNSRKVWLNEVGSINSEPYYQPEFGQLSAAQLAAMKADVVANPRVYGPLVSPDLQVALVKAQLIEGQLDYAKTFAQIQALRDAEKIDGVTLYATGQPVLVGWAYTYMSQILQIFICTVLIMVALLVIHFRKAYGVLIPLGGVLISTVWGLGIISLLGYNLDPLGLVIPFLIAARAMSHGVQLVERYYAEVKLLGDGPLAARATFDSLFRPGTLGIVSDAIGLLLIAIGSIALNTKLGIYASLWATTVIFSVLIGVPLLLSILPKPQNPEMRENALRHIGAICARTVANPTAARKALGLAGLAILASLWASSQVRIGDSEPGSPILYPEHDYNVSSKEINQRFPGSEELYIVAEHAEKGGIKKPEVLRALQALQNHMLSDPSVGGSKGLPDLITQVNRLMHNDDPRWLQIPHDTNYIGGLMFTYMASSPIPGALNEFTDTDDRVANLVFYYKDRQGETIRRAMHMAKQWIEQHGDAVPGLSIRLAGGTLGVAAAMNESAFETNLVVLPLVFLLIFVFVMLFYTSWHAGLMMLLAMAFASALTYAYMGLAGMGIDINTVPVIAVGIGVGIDYSIYMMDRIREEMVKFGRLTDAVRQAIATTGIAISFTALTLMAGIIMWVVLSDLRFQSDAALLLCVMIVINAIAAMLLVPAWVLVFKPKFITGAYADADGILHTDAAVPASAEPLPVAPCVATGGLPQEERHPA, from the coding sequence ATGCCCATACTGCATCCGTTTAGCCATAAGCTGGCTCAGGCCAAGGTCTGGTTGTTCGACCACCCGCGCACCGTATTGGCGATCATCGCGGTGCTGACCCTGTTATTCGCCCTGCGCATTCCCGGGCTGAAGGTCTACACCGACTTTTCCGACCTGCTGCCGCAGGATCACCCGTACATCCAGCTGCACAACAGCATCAAGGACAGCTTCGGCGGCGCCAACGTGCTGATCATCGGCGTGGCCTTCGACAAAGGCGACCTGTTCAGCAACGAGCGCTTGGCCTTGATCGATCGGGTCACCCAGGCGGTGGACAGCCTACCCGGAGTCAACCACAACCTGGTCAGCAGCCTGACCCACCGCAACTCGCGCAAGGTCTGGCTGAACGAGGTTGGCAGCATCAACTCCGAGCCTTACTACCAACCCGAATTCGGCCAGCTCTCCGCCGCGCAGTTGGCGGCGATGAAAGCCGACGTGGTGGCTAACCCGCGGGTCTATGGTCCGTTGGTTTCGCCGGACCTGCAAGTGGCGTTGGTCAAGGCGCAACTGATCGAAGGCCAGCTCGACTACGCCAAGACCTTCGCGCAGATCCAGGCGCTGCGCGACGCCGAGAAGATCGACGGGGTCACCCTCTACGCCACCGGCCAGCCGGTGCTAGTGGGCTGGGCCTACACGTACATGAGCCAGATTTTGCAGATATTCATCTGCACCGTGCTGATCATGGTGGCGCTGCTGGTGATTCATTTCCGCAAGGCCTATGGCGTGCTGATCCCACTCGGCGGGGTGCTGATCTCGACCGTCTGGGGCCTCGGTATCATCAGCCTGCTGGGCTACAACCTCGACCCGCTGGGCCTGGTGATTCCTTTCCTGATCGCCGCCCGCGCCATGAGCCACGGCGTGCAGCTGGTCGAGCGTTATTACGCCGAGGTCAAACTGCTCGGCGACGGCCCGCTGGCCGCGCGCGCCACCTTCGACAGCCTGTTCCGCCCCGGCACCCTGGGCATCGTCTCGGATGCCATCGGCCTGCTGCTGATCGCCATCGGCTCGATCGCCCTGAACACCAAGCTGGGCATCTATGCCTCGCTGTGGGCGACCACGGTGATCTTCAGCGTGCTGATCGGCGTGCCGCTGCTGCTGTCGATCCTGCCCAAGCCGCAGAACCCGGAGATGCGCGAGAACGCTCTGCGCCACATCGGCGCGATCTGTGCGCGGACGGTGGCCAACCCGACCGCCGCGCGCAAGGCACTGGGCCTGGCCGGGCTGGCCATCCTCGCCAGCCTGTGGGCCTCCTCCCAGGTGCGCATCGGCGACTCCGAGCCCGGTTCGCCGATCCTCTACCCGGAACACGATTACAACGTCTCGTCCAAGGAGATCAACCAGCGCTTCCCCGGCTCGGAAGAGCTGTACATCGTCGCCGAGCATGCCGAGAAAGGCGGAATCAAGAAACCCGAGGTGCTGCGCGCCCTGCAAGCGCTGCAAAACCACATGCTCAGCGACCCCTCGGTCGGTGGCAGCAAGGGTTTGCCGGACCTGATCACCCAGGTCAACCGGCTGATGCACAACGACGATCCGCGCTGGCTGCAGATTCCCCACGACACCAATTACATCGGCGGGCTAATGTTCACCTACATGGCCTCCAGCCCGATCCCCGGCGCGCTCAACGAGTTCACCGACACCGACGACCGCGTCGCCAACCTGGTGTTCTATTACAAGGATCGTCAGGGCGAGACCATCCGCCGCGCCATGCACATGGCCAAGCAGTGGATCGAGCAGCACGGCGATGCAGTGCCGGGGCTGAGCATCCGCCTGGCTGGCGGTACCCTCGGCGTGGCCGCGGCGATGAACGAGTCGGCATTCGAGACCAACCTAGTGGTGCTGCCGCTGGTGTTCCTGCTGATCTTCGTCTTCGTCATGCTGTTCTACACCTCCTGGCATGCCGGCTTGATGATGCTCCTGGCGATGGCCTTCGCCAGCGCGCTGACCTACGCCTATATGGGCCTGGCCGGCATGGGTATCGACATCAACACGGTGCCGGTGATCGCCGTCGGCATTGGCGTGGGCATCGACTACTCGATCTACATGATGGATCGCATCCGCGAGGAAATGGTCAAGTTTGGCCGTCTCACCGACGCGGTGCGCCAGGCCATCGCCACCACCGGCATCGCCATCAGCTTCACCGCACTGACCCTGATGGCCGGGATCATCATGTGGGTGGTCCTCTCGGACCTGCGTTTCCAGTCCGATGCCGCCCTGCTGCTGTGCGTGATGATCGTCATCAACGCCATCGCCGCCATGTTGCTGGTACCCGCCTGGGTGCTGGTGTTCAAGCCGAAGTTCATCACCGGGGCCTATGCCGACGCAGACGGCATTCTGCACACCGACGCTGCCGTGCCCGCCTCAGCCGAACCCCTGCCAGTCGCGCCCTGCGTGGCGACCGGCGGGCTGCCGCAAGAGGAACGCCATCCGGCCTGA
- the aroQ gene encoding type II 3-dehydroquinate dehydratase: MSPCILVLNGPNLNLLGTREPATYGHETLADISRLCADTAAEHGLKIEFRQTNHEGELLDWIHAARGRCAGILINPAAWTHTSVAIRDALVASELPVIEVHLSNVHKREPFRHHSFVSPIAVGVICGLGSQGYRLGLQYFAQSLKG, from the coding sequence ATGTCCCCCTGCATCCTGGTGCTCAACGGCCCCAACCTGAACCTGCTCGGAACCCGCGAACCGGCCACTTATGGCCATGAAACCCTCGCCGACATTTCCCGGCTTTGCGCCGATACCGCCGCCGAACACGGCTTGAAGATCGAGTTTCGCCAGACCAACCATGAGGGCGAACTGCTCGACTGGATTCATGCCGCGCGCGGGCGCTGCGCCGGCATCCTGATCAATCCGGCAGCCTGGACCCATACCTCGGTGGCCATCCGCGACGCCCTGGTGGCCAGCGAACTGCCGGTAATCGAGGTGCATCTGTCCAACGTGCACAAGCGTGAGCCGTTCCGTCATCACTCCTTCGTCTCGCCGATCGCCGTCGGTGTCATTTGTGGGCTCGGCAGTCAGGGTTACCGACTGGGCCTGCAGTACTTCGCTCAATCGCTCAAGGGTTAA
- a CDS encoding shikimate dehydrogenase, translated as MSSVTSGILAGLIGKGIQASRTPAMHEREGDAQGLRYLYRLIDLDQLGLDLDALPSLLDAAQHMGFTGLNITFPAKQAIIPLLDELSSEARGIGAVNTVVLKDGKRVGHNTDCLGFAEGLRRGLPNVARRRVVQMGAGGAGAAVAHALLAEGVERLCIFEVEPGRAQALADNLNAHFGAERAIAGEDLAGEVAAADGLVNTTPVGMAKLPGTPLPVELLHAGLWVAEIIYFPLETELLRHARALGCSTLDGGTMAVFQAVKAFELFSGRPADAERMQAHFASF; from the coding sequence ATGTCCTCGGTTACCAGCGGCATTCTCGCCGGCCTCATTGGCAAAGGCATTCAGGCCTCCCGCACGCCCGCCATGCACGAACGCGAAGGCGATGCGCAGGGGCTGCGCTACCTCTACCGTCTGATCGACCTCGACCAGCTGGGCCTCGACCTCGATGCGCTGCCGAGCCTGCTCGATGCGGCGCAGCACATGGGCTTTACCGGTCTCAACATCACCTTCCCGGCCAAGCAGGCGATCATCCCGCTGCTCGACGAGCTGTCGAGCGAGGCGCGTGGCATTGGCGCGGTGAACACCGTGGTACTCAAGGACGGCAAACGTGTCGGCCACAACACCGACTGCCTGGGCTTCGCCGAGGGTTTGCGTCGCGGCCTGCCCAACGTGGCTCGCCGTCGCGTGGTGCAGATGGGGGCAGGCGGCGCAGGCGCAGCCGTGGCCCATGCCCTGCTCGCCGAAGGCGTCGAACGCCTGTGCATTTTCGAAGTGGAGCCTGGCCGCGCCCAGGCCCTGGCGGACAACCTTAACGCTCACTTTGGCGCCGAGCGCGCCATCGCCGGTGAAGACCTGGCAGGTGAAGTCGCCGCTGCCGACGGCCTGGTCAACACCACACCGGTGGGCATGGCCAAGCTGCCGGGTACTCCGCTGCCGGTGGAGCTGCTGCATGCCGGGCTGTGGGTCGCCGAGATCATCTACTTCCCACTGGAAACCGAACTGCTCCGCCACGCCCGCGCCCTCGGCTGCAGCACCCTGGACGGCGGCACCATGGCGGTATTCCAGGCGGTCAAGGCGTTCGAGCTGTTCAGCGGCCGCCCGGCCGATGCCGAACGCATGCAGGCGCACTTCGCCAGTTTCTGA